The window GCCTCCGATTTTCTCGGTCCCGCCGCGCTCAACCGCGCATATACACTGCAGCTCGATGCGCGCGACGTCGCGCACCAGAAGCGCGGCGCGACGATTGCTGCCGACGGCGGCGTCTTCCGCTGTCACTCGATGGGACAGTGCACGAACGTTTGTCCCAAAGGCCTCGATCCGCTCGCCGCGATTGCGGCGCTCAAGCGAGGCGCGTGATGGAAGAGCTCGAGACCGACATTCTCGTTCTCGGCAGCGGCGGCGCCGGCCTGATGGCCGCGCTCTACGCGCTGGATACGAATCCGAAGCTGAACGTCACGCTCGCGACCAAAGGCCTTTTCGGGAAGAGCGGCTGCACGCGCATGGTCCAAGGCGGCTACAACGTCGTCCTCAGTCCGAACGATTCGACCGAGCGGCACTTTCAAGATACGATGCTTGGCGGACATTGGCTCAACAATCACATCTTGGCGCGCACGCTGGTCGAAGATGCGCCGGTCGTCGTCCACGAGATGTGGGAAAAGGCCGGCGTGCGTTTCGCGCGCGACAAAGACGGCAATCTGCACCAGAAAGGTCTGGCCGGACAAACCTTCGATCGCACGGTGCATCACGGCGATCTCACCGGCATCGAGATCGTCTCGCGCCTCTCGGAACAAGTCCGCGCGCGCGGAACGCGAATTCTCGAAGAGTGCCGTGCCGTCGATCTGCTCGTGGAAGACGGCGAAGTCTTCGGCGCCGTGCTTTTGCCGGCGCGCACCGGCGAGTTCATTGCCGTTCGCGCCAAGATCACGGTGCTTGCAACCGGCGGCTCGGCGCCGATCTTCAGTGTCTCGTCGGCCTCGCTCGAAAAGTGCGGCGACGGCTACGCGCTTGCGTACCGCGCAGGCGCGACCTTGATGGACATGGAGATGAGCCAGTTTCATCCGACCGGACTGGTTGCACCCGGTTCGCGCTTCAACGGCAGCGTCATCGCTGAAGAGCTGCGCGCTGCCGGCGGCCATCTCTATAACTCCGAGAACGAACGCTTCATGGGCAAGTACAATCCGCGTTTTGAAAAAGCGACGCGCGACGAAGTCTCGCGTGGATGCTATTTCGAAATTGCGGCCGGACGCGGAACACCGAACGGCGGCGTGTGGCTCGACGTTTCGCATCTGGGTGCAAAAGCGGTCGAAGAGCTTTTCCCCGGCATGCTCGAGCGCTGCTTTTTGATCGGGCGTGATTTGCGTAAGGAGCCGATCGAAGTTTGCCCGACCTCGCACTTCGAGATGGGCGGCGTGCGCATCGATCGCGATTGTCATTCGGATTTGCCGGGCTTGCTCGTCGCGGGCGAAGACTCGGGCGGCGTTCACGGCGCAAACCGGCTGGGTGGAAACGGCGTTGCCGATTCAACCGTGTACGGCCGGCGCGCAGGTTTGCGCGCGGCGAATACCGCCCTGGAACGCCGCATGAAGAAGGTCGATCCGTCGCGTTCAATTTCGGCGGCGCTTTCGCCATGGGAACGCACCGGCGGCGAGCAGCCGCAGGCGCTGCACGCCGAGTTTCGCGACGTGATGTGGACGAAGGTCGGCGTGGTTCGTGATGCCACGGCAATGAGCGAGGCAATCGACGCATTGCAAGCGTTGCAACAACGGATCGACCATGTATCAGTGACGGGTTCGCGTGCATACAATCTGACGTGGCAATCCGCGCTCGACGTCCGCAACGCCGTGACCGTCGGTCAAATGGTGGCCCAGTGTGCGCTCATCCGGCAAGAAAGCCGGGGCGCGCACTACCGGAGCGATTTTTCGAGTGAAGACCCGTCGTGGACGAAGAATCTCACGGTGCGGCTTGAAAGCGGTCAGATGCGTTTTGGCGAGCAAGAAGTCGTTCGGGAGCCGGCAGCCGCGCGATGAACCGCGCTGCGGGCGTCTCGCCGCTTAGCGGCGTCCGCTATTGGGCGCGTCTCGACCCGTCGCGCGAGGCGATCGTCGACGGCGGCGTGCGGCTAACATACGCGGACCTGCTCGCGCGAGTTGACGCGACCGCTGCGTACTTTCAATCACGCGGCGCGCGACGCGGAAGCATCATCGGGATGTCGCTCCGCAACACG of the Candidatus Baltobacteraceae bacterium genome contains:
- a CDS encoding FAD-binding protein → MEELETDILVLGSGGAGLMAALYALDTNPKLNVTLATKGLFGKSGCTRMVQGGYNVVLSPNDSTERHFQDTMLGGHWLNNHILARTLVEDAPVVVHEMWEKAGVRFARDKDGNLHQKGLAGQTFDRTVHHGDLTGIEIVSRLSEQVRARGTRILEECRAVDLLVEDGEVFGAVLLPARTGEFIAVRAKITVLATGGSAPIFSVSSASLEKCGDGYALAYRAGATLMDMEMSQFHPTGLVAPGSRFNGSVIAEELRAAGGHLYNSENERFMGKYNPRFEKATRDEVSRGCYFEIAAGRGTPNGGVWLDVSHLGAKAVEELFPGMLERCFLIGRDLRKEPIEVCPTSHFEMGGVRIDRDCHSDLPGLLVAGEDSGGVHGANRLGGNGVADSTVYGRRAGLRAANTALERRMKKVDPSRSISAALSPWERTGGEQPQALHAEFRDVMWTKVGVVRDATAMSEAIDALQALQQRIDHVSVTGSRAYNLTWQSALDVRNAVTVGQMVAQCALIRQESRGAHYRSDFSSEDPSWTKNLTVRLESGQMRFGEQEVVREPAAAR